One window of the Allosaccharopolyspora coralli genome contains the following:
- a CDS encoding GGDEF domain-containing protein, with the protein MCQFHDISRYRELQLLWRQTVSNAPIGMALLDLDGHWTEVNEKLCELVGYDRQELIGSSGAMLIDDLDDRNAHGAAFAALCESRETSATLEVRFRHQDGAPFWLLIRLSMVPGADDRPVYLVGQYEPLGSGVRLSEERFERLTRMALHDPLTGLANRTLLSDRVEQELAELGERGGVLAVLMIDLDRFKPVNDRHGHVVGDQLLTAVAQELISAVRATDTVARLGGDEFVVAAWVPDFAEAEALRDRVVRRLDGSTVVSGLSLTMTASVGLATTQNPKTPSHFLLDRADQQMYVVKQRVRA; encoded by the coding sequence GTGTGCCAGTTCCACGACATCAGCAGGTACCGGGAACTGCAGCTGTTGTGGCGCCAGACGGTGAGCAACGCTCCGATCGGGATGGCGCTGTTGGATCTCGACGGTCACTGGACCGAGGTCAACGAGAAGCTGTGCGAACTCGTCGGCTACGACCGGCAGGAGCTGATCGGCAGTTCCGGCGCGATGTTGATCGATGATCTCGACGATCGGAATGCGCACGGTGCCGCGTTCGCCGCACTGTGCGAGAGCCGGGAGACCTCGGCGACCCTGGAGGTGCGTTTCCGCCACCAGGACGGCGCTCCGTTCTGGCTCCTGATCCGGCTGAGCATGGTACCCGGCGCCGACGATCGGCCGGTGTACTTGGTGGGCCAGTACGAGCCGCTGGGCTCGGGAGTGCGGTTGAGCGAGGAACGCTTCGAACGGCTCACCAGGATGGCCTTGCACGACCCGTTGACCGGTCTGGCCAATCGCACGCTGCTGAGTGACCGTGTCGAGCAGGAGTTGGCCGAGCTCGGGGAACGGGGCGGTGTGCTCGCAGTACTGATGATCGATCTCGACCGGTTCAAACCGGTCAACGACCGGCACGGGCACGTGGTGGGCGACCAGCTGCTCACCGCCGTGGCTCAGGAATTGATCAGCGCCGTTCGGGCGACGGATACGGTCGCACGCCTCGGCGGTGACGAGTTCGTCGTCGCCGCGTGGGTGCCCGACTTCGCTGAAGCCGAGGCGTTACGTGATCGCGTGGTCCGGCGGCTCGACGGCAGCACGGTCGTCTCGGGGCTGTCGTTGACGATGACGGCGAGCGTCGGCCTCGCTACGACGCAGAATCCCAAGACACCGAGCCATTTCCTGCTCGACCGGGCGGACCAGCAGATGTACGTCGTCAAACAGCGCGTCCGCGCGTGA
- a CDS encoding pyridoxal-phosphate-dependent aminotransferase family protein: protein MALVERSLLGPGPTNAYPEATAGLAAPMLGHLDPEFLAMLDETGRRLRTVWGTGNLRTLPLSGTGSIGMEAAFVNFVHPGDVVVVAVNGLFGERMCDVASRYGAEVVRVDHTWGQPVDVERVLAAHPSPSIVAAVHAETSTGVRSDIEHLGAALRERDERTLLLADCVTSIGGEQIDLDGWNVDIAYAGTQKCLGVPPGLAPFTVSERAWHRRVEKPTTWYLDLGLIGNYVTGGGSGGRAYHHTAPTAMVASLHAALGRLLEEGIAAAAERHREAGEALQTGLQEMGLDLFAAEGNRLHQLTSVVVPDHVDSADVRKRLLNDYGIEIGGGVGQYANTVWRIGLMGPNAGLDRVELLLGSLRRILGR, encoded by the coding sequence ATGGCTTTGGTTGAACGTTCTTTGCTCGGTCCGGGTCCCACGAACGCCTATCCCGAGGCGACGGCCGGGTTGGCCGCTCCGATGCTGGGTCACCTGGATCCGGAGTTCCTGGCGATGCTGGACGAGACGGGCAGGCGCCTGCGCACGGTCTGGGGCACCGGGAACCTCCGGACGCTCCCACTGTCCGGCACCGGCTCGATCGGGATGGAAGCTGCCTTCGTCAACTTCGTGCACCCGGGAGACGTCGTCGTGGTCGCCGTGAACGGCCTGTTCGGCGAGCGGATGTGCGACGTCGCCTCCCGCTACGGTGCCGAAGTCGTCCGCGTGGACCACACCTGGGGGCAGCCGGTCGACGTCGAGCGTGTCCTGGCCGCGCACCCCAGCCCGTCCATCGTCGCCGCCGTTCACGCCGAAACCTCGACAGGTGTCCGCAGCGACATCGAGCACCTCGGAGCCGCGCTGCGCGAACGCGACGAGCGCACCCTGCTGCTGGCCGACTGCGTCACCTCCATCGGAGGGGAACAGATCGACCTGGACGGCTGGAACGTGGACATCGCCTACGCCGGAACGCAGAAGTGCCTCGGCGTGCCACCCGGCCTCGCCCCGTTCACCGTCTCGGAGCGCGCTTGGCACCGGCGCGTCGAGAAGCCGACGACCTGGTACCTCGACCTCGGCCTCATCGGTAACTACGTCACCGGAGGCGGTTCCGGTGGCCGCGCCTACCACCACACCGCGCCCACCGCCATGGTGGCGTCACTGCACGCCGCACTCGGGCGTCTCCTGGAAGAGGGCATCGCCGCCGCAGCCGAACGTCACCGCGAAGCCGGGGAGGCACTGCAGACCGGCCTCCAGGAGATGGGCCTGGATCTGTTCGCGGCCGAAGGCAACCGGCTGCACCAGCTCACGAGTGTCGTCGTGCCCGACCACGTGGACTCCGCGGACGTGCGCAAGCGCCTGCTCAACGACTACGGCATCGAGATCGGCGGCGGCGTCGGCCAGTACGCCAACACCGTGTGGCGCATCGGCCTCATGGGCCCCAACGCAGGCCTCGACCGCGTCGAGCTCCTGCTCGGCAGCCTCCGCCGAATTCTCGGCCGCTGA
- a CDS encoding PAS domain S-box protein, producing the protein MSGGPSRLPLDAMWQQVVGPVAVLDLQARHVDVNPAMCGMLGYERDELLKRAPRDVIHPGDEPIGQENVDKLVTGCSSRPP; encoded by the coding sequence ATGAGCGGCGGTCCGTCCCGGCTTCCGTTGGACGCGATGTGGCAGCAGGTCGTGGGACCCGTCGCGGTGCTCGACCTGCAAGCCCGCCACGTCGACGTGAATCCGGCGATGTGCGGCATGCTCGGCTATGAGCGGGACGAGTTGCTCAAGCGTGCTCCTCGCGATGTGATCCACCCCGGGGACGAACCGATCGGGCAGGAGAACGTCGACAAGCTCGTCACTGGGTGCTCGTCCAGACCTCCTTGA
- a CDS encoding FAD-dependent monooxygenase — MQFYLNGYKPGDPFVADPHPGLAERSTGLPDTADVVIVGCGPAGLVLAAQLAEFPELRTVIVDRRDGPLEVGQADGVACRTVEMFEAFGLAEKLIHEGYQVNEVTFWRPDPADHASIVRTGRINDVEDDLSEMPHMIVNQARMLTYLRDHMSRSAARAEPYYGLHAADVQVDPDPGAEHPVTVTLEHLENFEPTGETSTVRARYVVGCDGARSGTRQAIGRSLEGDATNQSWGVLDVLAVTDFPDIRLKSAVTSEHGSILIIPREGGYLVRLYIELDNERDAEMLRDRSVTPEKLAEVANRILHPYSIDVKHVGWWAVYSVGQRLCARFDDVPDDEADTRLPRVFIAGDACHTHSAKAGQGMNVSMADAWNLGWKLGTVLRGISRPEVLRTYSAERQEVARELIDFDREFAALFSARPDDEQDTDPTRFQRYFRDQGRFTAGVAVRYESSILTAKPTHQQLAEGLPVGMRFHSAPVIRLADAKPMQLGHVARADGAWRLYAFADPAHPGARESRLRQLADFLASEDSPMARFTPPGADPDSVIDVRAVLQQGHRDVTVDELPPVLLPRKGPFELVDYEKTFCPDPATDIFDLRGVNREHGALVVVRPDQYVAHVLPLDAHQELVEFLHQSLVEVRATAPRRERADAPLRAGEQPAPTVTRGRAV; from the coding sequence GTGCAGTTCTATCTCAACGGTTACAAGCCCGGTGACCCGTTCGTCGCGGATCCTCACCCCGGCCTGGCCGAGCGTTCGACCGGCCTGCCTGACACGGCCGACGTGGTGATCGTCGGGTGCGGCCCTGCGGGGCTCGTGTTGGCTGCCCAGCTCGCCGAGTTCCCCGAGCTGCGCACCGTGATCGTCGACCGCCGCGACGGACCGCTCGAGGTCGGCCAGGCCGACGGGGTCGCGTGCCGCACGGTCGAGATGTTCGAGGCGTTCGGCCTGGCCGAGAAGCTCATCCACGAGGGCTACCAGGTCAACGAGGTGACCTTCTGGCGACCGGATCCCGCCGACCACGCCTCGATCGTGCGCACCGGACGCATCAACGACGTCGAGGACGACCTCTCCGAGATGCCGCACATGATCGTCAACCAGGCGCGGATGCTCACCTACCTGCGGGACCACATGAGCCGCTCCGCCGCCCGTGCCGAGCCCTACTACGGGCTGCACGCCGCCGACGTTCAGGTCGACCCCGACCCCGGCGCAGAGCATCCGGTCACGGTCACGCTGGAGCACCTCGAGAACTTCGAACCGACCGGCGAGACCTCGACCGTCCGAGCCCGCTACGTCGTCGGCTGCGACGGCGCGCGCAGCGGAACTCGGCAGGCCATCGGCCGCAGCCTCGAAGGCGACGCGACCAACCAGTCGTGGGGCGTGCTGGACGTCCTCGCGGTCACCGACTTCCCCGACATCCGGCTCAAGTCCGCCGTCACCTCCGAGCACGGCAGCATCCTGATCATCCCGCGCGAAGGCGGGTACCTCGTGCGGCTCTACATCGAGCTGGACAACGAACGCGACGCCGAGATGCTTCGCGACCGCAGCGTGACCCCGGAGAAGCTCGCGGAGGTCGCCAACCGGATCCTGCACCCGTACAGCATCGACGTGAAGCACGTCGGCTGGTGGGCGGTCTACTCGGTCGGGCAGCGTCTCTGTGCCCGCTTCGACGACGTGCCCGACGACGAAGCCGACACCCGCCTGCCCCGGGTGTTCATCGCAGGCGACGCCTGCCACACGCACAGCGCGAAAGCCGGGCAGGGCATGAACGTCTCGATGGCCGACGCCTGGAACCTCGGGTGGAAACTCGGCACCGTGCTCCGCGGGATCTCGCGGCCGGAGGTCCTGCGCACCTACTCGGCGGAGCGCCAGGAGGTCGCCCGTGAACTCATCGACTTCGACCGCGAGTTCGCGGCGCTGTTCAGCGCGCGGCCGGACGACGAGCAGGACACCGACCCGACGCGGTTCCAGCGCTACTTCCGCGACCAGGGCCGGTTCACCGCCGGGGTCGCCGTCCGCTACGAATCCTCGATTCTCACCGCGAAACCGACACATCAGCAGCTGGCGGAGGGCTTGCCGGTCGGGATGCGCTTCCACTCCGCGCCGGTCATCCGATTGGCCGACGCGAAGCCGATGCAGCTCGGCCACGTGGCTCGCGCCGACGGAGCATGGCGCCTTTACGCGTTCGCCGACCCTGCCCACCCGGGTGCACGGGAGTCCCGACTGCGGCAACTGGCCGATTTCCTGGCCTCGGAGGACTCCCCGATGGCCAGGTTCACCCCGCCCGGCGCCGATCCCGACTCGGTGATCGATGTCCGGGCCGTGCTGCAGCAGGGACACCGCGACGTCACCGTCGATGAACTGCCGCCGGTTCTTCTCCCTCGTAAGGGGCCGTTCGAGCTCGTTGACTACGAGAAGACCTTCTGCCCGGACCCGGCGACCGACATCTTCGACCTGCGGGGCGTGAACCGGGAACACGGAGCCCTCGTGGTCGTGCGGCCGGACCAGTACGTCGCCCACGTGCTCCCCCTCGACGCGCACCAAGAGCTCGTCGAATTCCTCCACCAGTCACTGGTCGAGGTCAGGGCCACCGCGCCCAGGAGGGAGCGAGCCGACGCGCCGCTGCGGGCCGGTGAACAGCCGGCTCCGACGGTCACGCGCGGACGCGCTGTTTGA
- a CDS encoding MFS transporter, which yields MPGFRSSPAFRLLLAATALGFGSYALLLPVLPLWVATGGAGEFGAGLTTGVFMAGTVVTQLGVPRLLRAIGHRTVLLIGFLLLGLPSPLLALTTDLAPAVGVSAVRGIGFGMVTVAGSASVAELVTPSSHGRASARYGYAVAFPQLLFLPAGVAVTDVLGFTGVFVLAGVTPLIAAAVCLFLRVPAPRRPESAAPSRSRGRRGGVLSALRAGPVVALTACAVAQAGVITFGPLLAPDARRAVLATLFVLPLGMLVGRAISGTLTDRSQRPGGLLGTGTLLTAAGMLAVVASTAAPLLLPLGGALVGLGFGMVQNDAMVALFAAGPAHYSTASAAWNIGYDAGTGLGATALGALAEPFGIGLAFTGSVVLLLVVTPFVRVSRHEHRSPV from the coding sequence ATGCCGGGCTTCCGTTCTTCTCCCGCTTTTCGGCTGTTGCTCGCCGCCACCGCCTTGGGTTTCGGCAGTTACGCGCTGCTCCTACCGGTGCTGCCGCTGTGGGTCGCCACGGGCGGCGCGGGTGAGTTCGGCGCGGGACTCACCACCGGGGTCTTCATGGCGGGCACGGTCGTGACGCAGCTCGGGGTCCCGCGGTTGCTGCGCGCGATAGGCCACCGCACGGTGCTGCTGATCGGTTTCCTGCTGCTCGGACTCCCGTCACCGCTGCTGGCGCTCACCACCGACCTGGCTCCGGCCGTCGGTGTGTCGGCGGTGCGCGGCATCGGGTTCGGGATGGTGACCGTCGCGGGCAGCGCCTCGGTCGCAGAACTGGTCACGCCCTCGTCGCACGGTCGAGCCTCCGCGCGGTACGGGTACGCGGTCGCCTTCCCGCAGTTGCTGTTCCTTCCGGCCGGTGTCGCCGTGACCGACGTACTCGGGTTCACCGGCGTCTTCGTTCTGGCCGGAGTCACTCCGCTGATCGCCGCCGCGGTGTGCCTCTTCCTTCGAGTCCCTGCCCCGCGGCGCCCCGAATCGGCGGCGCCGAGCCGTTCCCGCGGTCGGCGAGGCGGTGTCCTCTCGGCACTGCGGGCGGGGCCCGTCGTGGCACTCACGGCGTGCGCGGTGGCTCAGGCCGGGGTGATCACGTTCGGTCCGCTGCTCGCGCCCGACGCTCGCCGAGCGGTCCTCGCGACGTTGTTCGTCCTGCCGCTCGGCATGCTCGTCGGACGCGCGATCTCCGGGACGCTCACCGACCGGTCACAACGACCAGGCGGGCTCCTCGGAACGGGCACGCTGCTGACGGCGGCCGGCATGCTCGCGGTGGTCGCCTCGACGGCAGCGCCGCTCCTGCTTCCCCTCGGCGGCGCGCTCGTCGGGCTCGGGTTCGGCATGGTGCAGAACGACGCGATGGTCGCCCTGTTCGCCGCCGGTCCGGCGCACTACAGCACGGCCAGCGCGGCGTGGAACATCGGCTACGACGCCGGGACCGGCCTCGGCGCGACCGCGTTGGGTGCTCTCGCGGAGCCGTTCGGCATCGGACTCGCGTTCACCGGATCCGTGGTGCTGCTGCTCGTCGTCACCCCGTTCGTCCGCGTTTCCCGGCATGAACACCGCTCACCCGTGTGA